In a single window of the Biomphalaria glabrata chromosome 13, xgBioGlab47.1, whole genome shotgun sequence genome:
- the LOC106059997 gene encoding cytochrome P450 2J4-like has protein sequence MDFITLVLIVITSLLVYAYYRFTKKSLNVPPCPVRPWPIVGHLLTLKADQRPQFQQWREECGDIFSVYLGSKLLVVINDFDLIKETFVKRADDFSDRPIMFIDEIMNHQASGIVFNSGHAWREQRNAAFSILRNFGFGKNVLADRVLEEVSHYLDNLKTHSGKPVDIRKITTESTANIICSILIGKRYEYNDPVFQRLIMKINFLFASYKQAAIITCFPFLKYLPGHQKLVENTKFILEILKDFIIRSKDKDPDDNFIASYVAERGSKIVSDETTTMNERNLLRSVFDLFIAGTETTSTTICWFVLYMLNYPQVQKKIFDEIEAHIGTERVPSIQDRPKFVYLSAAIKETQRLSSIAPQSVMRICSKTQTIRNYTIPEGSLIAPNLDSILLDKKIWGSDADIFNPDRFIDTKGQLKKPEEFIPFGVGRRVCLGESMAKTELFLYLSSLIQRFHLLPVHPDQPPPMDYIYGVTMIPKTYQLRLIERASS, from the exons ATGGACTTCATCACGCTGGTTTTGATTGTCATCACTTCACTACTGGTCTACGCTTACTATCGCTTCACAAAGAAATCTCTGAACGTGCCCCCATGTCCAGTCAGACCATGGCCCATAGTGGGTCATCTGTTGACATTGAAGGCAGACCAGAGACCGCAGTTCCAACAGTGGCGGGAAGAGTGTGGAGATATTTTTAG TGTTTACCTGGGATCTAAACTTCTGGTGGTCATCAATGACTTTGACCTCATTAAAGAGACATTCGTGAAAAGAGCAGACGACTTTTCTGACAGGCCAATCATGTTCATCGATGag ATCATGAATCATCAGGCGAGTGGAATTGTTTTTAATTCTGGCCATGCTTGGAGAGAACAGAGAAATGCCGCATTTTCTATACTTCGCAATTTTGGCTTTGGAAAAAATGTTTTGGCTGACAGAGTACTTGAAGAAGTATCGCATTATCTGGACAACTTGAAAACACATAGTGGCAAGCCGGTAGACATTAGAAAAATAACCACAGAAAGTACAGCTAACATAATCTGCTCCATTCTAATTGGGAAAAGATATGAATACAACGATCCTGTATTTCAAAGACTTATTATGAAAATCAATTTCTTATTCGCCTCTTACAAGCAAGCGGCCATTATAACATGTTTTCCATTTCTGAAATATTTACCGGGACACCAAAAATTAGTAGAAAATACTAAATTCATTTTAGAAATTCTCAAAGATTTCATAATCAGAAGTAAAGACAAAGACCCTGACGATAATTTTATTGCTTCCTATGTAgctgaaagaggttctaaaatTGTAAGTGATGAGACCACCACAATGAATGAAAGGAATTTATTGCGATCAGTTTTTGATCTGTTTATTGCTGGTACTGAGACCACCTCGACCACAATTTGCTGGTTTGTGCTTTATATGTTGAACTATCCGCAAGTTCAGAAAAAGATTTTTGATGAAATCGAGGCTCATATTGGAACTGAACGAGTCCCTTCCATTCAGGACAGACCTAAGTTTGTATATCTCAGCGCTGCTATTAAAGAAACACAAAGATTGTCCAGTATTGCGCCACAGTCTGTCATGAGAATCTGTTCAAAAACTCAAACTATTAGAAACTATACGATTCCTGAAGGTTCTTTGATTGCTCCAAATTTAGACTCTATCTTGTTGGACAAAAAAATCTGGGGATCAGATGCTGACATCTTTAACCCAGACAGATTCATTGACACAAAAGGCCAGTTGAAGAAACCCGAAGAGTTCATTCCCTTTGGAGTTGGACGCCGTGTTTGTCTTGGAGAATCAATGGCTAAAACTGAGCTGTTTCTGTATCTAAGTTCTTTGATTCAAAGATTTCACCTGCTTCCAGTTCATCCAGATCAACCTCCACCAATGGACTATATTTATGGAGTGACAATGATTCCCAAAACTTACCAACTCAGACTTATTGAACGGGCATCTAGTTAA